A single Oscillospiraceae bacterium DNA region contains:
- a CDS encoding helix-turn-helix transcriptional regulator: protein MAYSRIRDLREDNDLTQAQIAKIIHMHKTTYVRYESGEREIPLNIAILLAEYYNVSLDYLAGRTNKK from the coding sequence ATGGCGTACAGCAGAATAAGGGATTTGCGTGAGGATAATGACTTAACTCAAGCACAAATTGCCAAAATTATTCATATGCACAAAACGACATATGTGCGCTATGAGTCGGGTGAAAGAGAAATCCCTTTAAATATAGCTATTTTGTTAGCGGAATATTATAATGTCAGCTTAGATTATTTAGCAGGCAGAACAAATAAAAAATGA